The DNA region AGATCCAAGGGAAAGGGAGTGCTTGAAAGCTATTTTGCATAGAATTTATGGGAAGTTCATGGTCCACAGGCCCTTTATTAGAAAGAGCATAAGTAATGTGTTTTACCAATTTGTGTTTGAGACGGAGAAGCATAATGGAATTGCTGAATTGTTGGAAATTTTTGGCAGTGTCATTACTGGGTTTGCATTACCCTTGAAGGAGGAGCATAAGATCTTTCTGTGGAAGGCCCTAATTCCTATGCACAAGCCAAAATCTTTGGCTGTTTACTTTCAGCAGTTATCATACTGTGTTATTCAGTTCATAGAGAAGGATCCCAAGTTAGCTAGCACTGTGATTAGGGGTTTGTTGGACTACTGGCCAATCACAAATAGCCAGAAAGAGGTCATGTTCTTGGGTGAGCTGGAAGAAATTCTGGAAGTTATTACCATGGATGAGTTCCAAAAAGTTATGGTTCCATTATTCTGGCGGATTGGATGCTGTGTCAACAGTTACCATTTTCAGGTAATACATGTATTACTAACTTCAAAATCTTCCTTCGGGGTCCTGTATATCCCATtcactatttttattttggggCTAAATATTTTGCTGCATACAACTGTTTGATGTTCTAGGTTCTAAAAATTGGGATCCTATTGAgggtttattttattattagcttttttttttttggtNNNNNNNNNNNNNNNNNNNNNNNNNNNNNNNNNNNNNNNNNNNNNNNNNNNNNNNNNNNNNNNNNNNNNNNNNNNNNNNNNNNNNNNNNNNNNNNNNNNNNNNNNNNNNNNNNNNNNNNNNNNNNNNNNNNNNNNNNNNNNNNNNNNNNNNNNNNNNNNNNNNNNNNNNNNNNNNNNNNNNNNNNNNNNNNNNNNNNNNNNNNNNNNNNNNNNNNNNNNNNNNNNNNNNNNNNNNNNNNNNNNNNNNNNNNNNNNNNNNNNNNNNNNNNNNNNNNNNNNNNNNNNNNNNNNNNNNNNNNNNNNNNNNNNNNNNNNNNNNNNNNNNNNNNNNNNNNNNNNNNNNNNNNNNNNNNNNNNNNNNNNNNNNNNNNNNNNNNNNNNNNNNNNNNNNNNNNNNNNNNNNNNNNNNNNNNNNNNNNNNNNNNNNNNNNNNNNNNNNNNNNNNNNNNNNNNNNNNNNNNNNNNNNNNNNNNNNNNNNNNNNNNNNNNNNNNNNNNNNNNNNNNNNNNNNNNNNNNNNNNNNNNNNNNNNNNNNNNNNNNNNNNNNNNNNNNNNNNNNNNNNNNNNNNNNNNNNNNNNNNNNNNNNNNNNNNNNNNNNNNNNNNNNNNNNNNNNNNNNNNNNNNNNNNNNNNNNNNNNNNNNNNNNNNNNNNNNNNNNNNNNNNNNNNNNNNNNNNNNNNNNNNNNNNNNNNNNNNNNNNNNNNNNNNNNNNNNNNNNNNNNNNNNNNNNNNNNNNNNNNNNNNNNNNNNNNNNNNNNNNNNNNNNNNNNNNNNNNNNNNNNNNNNNNNNNNNNNNNNNNNNNNNNNNNNNNNNNNNNNNgggggggggggggggggggggggggggattttaTATAGATAGAATCATAGTTCATAAGATTATATATCAGTGTTCCGAAACTTACATAGAAATGTGCAACTTGTAAAGCAATCTAAGAACATATTTGAATGTGATAGTCTATTTCCAATGTGCGGACAGGTCACCAAGTTACAGCTTCCATTTATCAAATATTGTTAACCGGAGTAAAACATGTTGTTAATTGCAGTTCTATCTCCTGCTGCACCAATACTGATGGATAGAATAGTTCTATATATTGGGTTTCGCCTCCCTTTTCCCCTTCCTttccattatcttatttaatCAAACACTAGCGGCCTGTTTACTTCAagaaactgttttctgttttctattttcgaatttttcagttttctattctcttttttctgtttagaaaacttgtttactaacacttattttttcaaatttattattttagactaacgttataaaattaacccaAGTGTAATTTcaagtgatttttagaccttatatgtAAAATTATCTTATTTAAGCAAACACTAGGGTGTTTGGTTCAGGTTATCTCACATTCTCACATAACCTCAGGAATGTAAATATTGTTATATTACTTTCccttgtttggttcaagggATGTGAGGTTACTATAGAGAATGTCAGATTTCCAAACATtgtttttagttaatttttggTAACATTCATGGAAAACGCATTCCCACCCTTCATCTTTAGGTTATGTGAGATTCCTAggaatgttatattacctcaaaaacttcccttgaaccaaacaccctgtaaaTGGTACCCCTCCCAGGCCACTCTTTTATTCTCCAGTCCCATTTAAACACTGTAAGGAGAAATGTCTATGGGAAAACAATTGGAAGTTGGGAAAGAATAAGATCAAGAGCAGGAGTTATGCCACTTTCATATGGATGATATGGGAATTGTGCTGATTGATTTATTGCTATAATGTAATATGGGCCCTAAATAATCAAAGAACTTGCCTAATAAGCAAATGAGTGTATCTAGCAAGTTGCCTGCCCTTTTGGAACTTTATTTGTGGTGGCTGATTTCActgtcttttaaaaaaaaatatgaatgcaATCACCAATTAGATTTGATAGTccagaaataaataaaagtgcTCACCTATCTTATCTTTTGTTGCTATCTATCAACTCTAGCTGTTTTGTGCCCGCTTTACATTCCTTCGATTGCCCCCTCATACAAGTCAACACTAGCAATTCATTTCTTGGGCCATATTTTTCCAATATATAATACCTAGAGTTTCAGATTTTCAGCCAATATTTTCCCATGGCAAATAGAGTTTACGTCTATGTTTTGATATTTTGGAGAAGGAAGCTTCTTTATTATGTGTTTAGTTTTCATTTAGTGCCATATTGTTTAGGGTGAGACCATGTATGGTTGATTGGTCATTATATCATCCGTaaatatagttttattttctatCTAAAAAATATCTCACTAgaagtaaaattaaataaaaataatgattatAAATCAAATATGATGCTTCAAAATTTGCAGACTGATACAAGTGTCAATATTAGTCTGATTCCCCATTTGCTGAGAAATTTCTTAAACAGAATGAATGTGCCAAATGATTGAGAAAGCAAACAAAAAGTACTACTCCATAATAAGACAGCTGTCAAGCTTGAATGTCTATCTGCTAACGTTTTATTCTTGCAACTATGTGGTGTTTTCCCTGTGGACTCTGGCCCATTGATTAGTTGGAACAGCATGAGAAAACTAGGTCATTGTATATCCGGCTATTCTCGTCCTTTGTTTTAGGATATATTCCTCCATCTGGTGAGTGGTTCAGGATACCGCCGATAATCACGTAACTTTTGCTGCCTGAATATCGAATTGTTCTTTTCATCATTTTGAAGATATTTTACCCAAACAGGATTTGTTATGTCTCTAATTCTATATGCTTTTGGAAGCCACTGAAGTGAGGTTCTTGATATGATGCAAATACAAAAGGCGAAGGTGTCATTATGTTGTTAGTGTTACAAAAAACTTCTTATCCTTCTTTTCTCTTTACCCTTTGAGTAGCTTTTCTTTTCCTGTTTCGGCTTCCTTTTTGTTAATGTGAAATGTGTGTACAAACAACATTGCAGCCTCTAAGGTTTGAAATAACAAGCCCTAGTTTATTATTAACGGGCCAATTTTTGCAGGTATCTGAAAGGGCACTCTTCCTATGGAATAATGATCAAATTGTGAATCTAATTGCACATAACCGACATGCGATACTGCCCATCCTGTTCCCGGCTCTGGATAATAATACTCATTCCCACTGGAACCAGGCTGTGCAGAATTTGACTCTGAATGTAAGGAAGATGTTTGTGGAGATGGATGACGAGCTATTCCGGGTTTGCCAATCCCAGTACAAGGAAGAGCGGGAGAAGCTAGCCTTGGCAGCTACAAAGCGCAAGGAAGAATGGGAGCGCCTCGAGAATCTTGCCCAACTACTACCAATAGCCGGAAACACTGCTGTTTTGGTAACTCCTTTAGCAACTAAAATGACTTGTTAAAGAACACTTACCGCTCCCGCTCTCCGTTTGCATACCCGCTCTATCTGTAACGCCGCAGAACCAGATTGCATCAGGCGGAAAATGGCCGCTCATCTGTTCTGCATTACCCATCATTAGCCTTTGCCCTTGTGTTGTAACTTACTGTCACCTTTTGTTGTTTCATCTACTCTGCCCCCCAAGAATCTGTATGGTAAGTAACTGGCAGTGGGTATGTAAAGTCATAAACTAACATCTTTCATTagtttattttcccccttttttagaattattttgCTGTTGGCTTTAGATGTTAAGGAGCAATTTTCTGTTGTCAATGTactgattatattatattgtcccTGGTGTACGAgtacatgtcaattttgtctaAATAGAAATCCAACTGTCTATTTTTGTTTAGTCTTCCTTTTATGCTTCATACtctattatttgaattaaaagcCATTTtttgtgaatcatggtccatgTTGTAAGGTGGATTATTGaatttttagtacattaaaacaaACTTTTCTTCTTTCTGTTCCACGTTTGCCTTCCCCTCTTAACCTGGTATTCAATTCCATCTTAATCTTCAGGGATTTTCTGCAGTAACAATCAACATCGTTGAAAAGTCTTCAAAAGTTGTTTCTCCATCAACACTAAACAATGGGAAATTTCATCTCCTGAAATGCAGAGTATATTACATTTTGCATTTCCACAAACTCTACTAATCTTTTGAATGCACTAATGCTCCCCACAATTATCTTTTACAACTAATAAACTACAAGCAACCCATTTGAGGTTTACAATTTGCATATAAATGTCCAAACATAGTGTTGAAACCTTAGGCCTTCCTTGTAGGAATGGATCCATTATGTTTatacttgtataaatagtagaTCTCTATACAGTTCTATTTTGATAATACAATGAATCTCTTTTACTTTTCCACATcattcaacatggtatcagagcctaaaaAACCCTTAAAAATCCCTTTCTTTCTCTTCCGCTGCCGCTATCGCGACTATTTTTTCTTATTCCAATGTGTATGGTGGTTTTTCTTTCGAACTTTTACCATTGGACCTCTCAGAACCTCGTCGCGAGCCTACGTATGAAGATCCATCACCAGCCGCTACCGCACGCAATGCCACCTCTATCAGATGTGCATTCGGTTTTCTAGCTAGATCTCATTCTCTAGATCTCCGTCAAAGGTGTCACTACTTCCCTTGGATTCGCCTTGAAGAGGCGCACCTGGGAGTGTGCTCGGATCCTCCATCATCGTTGGTCACCATCGCCGGCCCCCGGCCACTACTGCCATCACCGACCACCTCGTGAGACAATGTTCGTGTCTTTTCATGAATAGTGTTATGCATGGCTTCATCTCCCACCACTAGTACCTCTTCTTTGTTTTGTCTCTCTCAAACAAGTACCCCAAGTGCTTGGATTCCGGACTCAAGTGCCTCATATCATATTTTTGGTAATATGTTCCTTATGACTAATGTCTCAAAGTCTAAGGATTTGCTCATGATTACCTTAGCAAATGATCATCAAACACCAGTTGTTAGTGTTTGTCAAACTTCTCCTATGTCATTTGATAGATGGTATACTGGGCCTGGGCCACATGGACCGGCCTAAGAAAATAATTAGATCAAGGAAGCCCAAGAAGGATACACAGTACCAAACAACTTTGGAGTTTAATAAGGATTGTGCTTAGTATTCATAATGTAATAAGGATTAGACTCATTATTTCTAATGTAGTAGGATTAGGGTTTATTATTCCCAATGTAACAATAGCTCCCAATATGAGGAAGTCTAgaattcttattccttgtagggctctaggcaaaaaatatgtataaatagacacCTATACATGGGAAGGGGGAGGCAATTTCCACTATTCACAAGTAATGTTCATCAATACAAAATATCTATATTCTCTCCATATattctctctatatttttcCTATATATTCGTTATTTTAAGGGTGATGTTGGCCAACCGTTGACtatccaaaagtcataaaaccaacatcatCTTTCCCCCTAGAGTTAGTTTTATATATTCCTAATAGTCCTTTCAACCTTATCTCTATGAGTAAAATTACCCGTACCCTTAATTGTTTCATAACCTTGTGTTGATTTGGTTGTTGTGTAGGATCACAGTATAGGGAAGGTGATTGGCACCGGGATTGAGTCACAAGGCCTCTATTACCTTCGTGGTGATGATCTTACTGCCTGTGCATCCACAGATTCTCCTATGTTTCTTCATAGTCATTTAGGCCATCCTAGTCTCTCAAAACTTCGACAGATGGTCCTAGGTGTTTCTATTGAGTCATTAGATTGTTAATCATGTTACATTGAAAATCAATCACGTTAGTCCTTTCCACGAAGAGTCAATAATCGGGTTCTGTCCCTCTTTTATTTAGTTCATAttgatgtttggggtccatATCGTGTCAATTCTACTTTAGGGTTTCGTTACTTTGTCacttttattgatgattattctaGGTGCACTTGACTTTTCTTTATGAAAGATCGTTCTAAATTATTCCAgatttctcaaattttttttttgctgaaaTACAAACTCAGTTTGGTAAACGCATTCATGTTTTGCTGAGTGACAATGCTAAGGAATATCTCTTTACCCCTTTTCAGTCCTATATGATATCTCGGGGTATGTTACACCAACGGGCATGTGTTTACACACCTTAGCAGAATGTGGTTGATGAGCGTAAAAATCGACATTTAGTTCAAATCGCTCACACTATGTTAGTACACTTTCATGTTGCTCCTCATTTTTGGGTTGATGCTATCCTTACTGCTTGTTACTTGATCAATCGCATGTCATCTTCAATATTAAACAATGATACCCCGTATTTCATTGTGTATCCTTTCGCTGATCTTTTTCCTCTTCAACCTCAAGTTTTCTGGTGTGTTTGTCTTGTTAACTGGCCCCTACAGTTGTCAAGTGTGTTTTTTTGGGTTATTCCCGACTCCAAAAGGGTTATCGGTGCTATTCTCTAGAACTCAAGTGTCGTTTTATGTCTACGAATGTCACTTCTATTGAAACCACTCTATTTTTCCAATCTACACTTGTTGACACAGTTTCTTATCAAATGTTCTCCATCTTCCTTATCTTGGTCCCCTTTCTCTTGACTAGGACCCGCTATCTGCTCTACAAAGCCCCCTTCAAGTCTACCAATGTCGTCCTCACCATGTGTCTACTGAGGCTCCAGTTGCGGTTCCACCACTTCCACCACAATCTGACATTGATGATCCCACTGAGGCACCCATTTCTATTCGGAAAGGTACGCATTCTACTCATAATCCTCATCCTATATATACCTTTTTGAGTTATCATCGTATATCATTGCCttaattttccttcctttctcaccTTTCTTCTGTGTTTGTACCTAAATCCACTGGTAACGCTTTCTCAAATCTAGGTTGGCGCCAAGCCGTGTTAACAGAAATGGATGCCCTGCAATCTAGTGGCACGTGGGAGTTAGTCGCCTTCCTTCCTGGTAAAATTGTTGTTGGTTGTAGGTGGATTTAAACTATGAAGGTGAGCCCTGATGTCAAGATTGATCTCCTTAAGATACAATTGGTGGTAAAAGGCTACACTCAAGTTTTTGGTTTGGATTACACTGACACTTTTTCTCCTATAGCTAAAATTGCATCATTTCGATTTCTCATCCTAAGCAACCATAAATCATTGGGACTTACATCAGTTagatatcaagaatgcttttCTCCATGGCAATCTTCAAGATgaggtttatatggagcaaccacatGGGTTTGTTGCTTAGGGGGAGTTTGGTTTGGTATGTAAACTTCATCGCTCCTAATATGGTTTAAAGCAatctccacgagcttggtttgtGAGTTTGGTATGATTCGAAGTGAAGTTGATCATTCTGTTTTATTGTCATTCTAACAATGGGAAATGcatatattttgtaatatatgtagatgacattgttattacaggtaGTGATCAAGAGAGTATATCTCAATGGAAAGAGTACCTCTTCAGTCGATTCCAAACCAATGATTCAGGCAAGTTAAAGTATTTTCTCGGAATTGAAGTATCCCAATCTGTCAATGGTATAGTCATCTCGCAAAGAAAGTATGCTTTGGATATTTTAGAAGGAACTGATATGTTGAATTGTAAACCTATGGATAATCCAATGGATCCGAATGTTAAACTTCTACCAGGACAGGGGGAGGCATTACCTGATCGGGAACGATACAAGAGATTAATTGGAAAATTGAACTACCTCACAATCACACGACCATATATCTCCTTTTGTAGTGAGTGTATTAAGTTAGTTTCTTGAGAACCCTTGTGATACTCACTGGGATGCTGTTGTTTAGGTTCTAAGGTATATCAAGAGAGCACCAGGGCAAGGTCTACTATATGAAGATAGAGGAAATGCTCAAGTTGTTGGGTATTTTGATGCAAGTTGGGCAAATTGTCCATTTGACAGACGCTCTATTTCAAGTTATTGTGTACTCATTTGTGCCGCTCTATTTCAAGTTATTGTCTACTCATTTGTGCCTTttggtggtaatcttatatcttggaagAGTAAGAAGCAGGACGTGGTTGCTAGGTCTACTGCTGAATCTGAATACCAGGCTTGGCCCTTGCCACATGTGAACTCATGTGGTTGAATCACTTAATTCAAGAGTTGTAGTGTGACGATGTTGCTCAAATGACACTGatatgtgacaaccaagcaACTCTACACATCGCCTTAAATCCAGTTTATCATGAGAGGACCAAACACATCAAGATTGATTGCCACTTCATCTAGGAGAGATTGATATCTTGACTAAGTCCTTCCTAGAGTTGgatatatttgtaacaagcttggaaCATATTATGATTTATACTCTCTGGTTCAAAGGAAGTGTTGAAACCCTAGACCTTCTTTGTAAGAATGAGCCCATTAAGTTTATACTAGTATAAATAATAGGTGTTTGTATAATTCTATTTTGATAATACAATGCATCTCTTTTATTCTTTCACATCATTCACCACATAGGTCCTGACCAAGGATTTAATATAAAACTTCACACATGATGTTATTGGACTATAAAAGCATGGACAAAAGTAGACATAACGTAAGCATATGATTTAATATCAAAAACTTTTTTGTTGAATAAAAAGATCACAGGATAAATCAAGTATATTGCAATAAAGAGATAAAAATCATTGTTGGAAAAGTTTTACACAAGGAGCTCATATAGCTCCCCTTCAAGACAGTAACTAAGCTATCTGGTGCTGTTAAATTCCTGCTTAACTACACAAGCCTCTCCCTAACTACAGTCCAACGACATTCTGTTAAGACATAATTGCATCTGGTTTCCATGTTACAGGAAACACTAATAGGAAACACTAATAACGTTGTACCAGAAGTGATTTGACAGAGGAAATACAGTTGCTGTTGGAGTTTGGGGAATGAACAAATGAATGAGAGCTGCTCTTCTGAGAGTCACATTATGGGTTGGGTTGGCGATAACAAACATCTAGATTGTAAGAGACAGAGTTCTGCTACTTCTGGAACAGAGATTCTACTGCTTTTGGTGAAGTTAGAGTTGCC from Ipomoea triloba cultivar NCNSP0323 chromosome 6, ASM357664v1 includes:
- the LOC116022737 gene encoding serine/threonine protein phosphatase 2A 57 kDa regulatory subunit B' kappa isoform, coding for MWKNLLSKLPKKSLKSDSVDSPRSNSDSNAGSGRAAGSGSTPRRTSSAVFPASVIAGIEPLVSFKDVPSSEKMNLFISKLSLCCVVFDFTDPTKNTAEKELKRNTMIELLDFLCSNPPKFSEPAIHAMCKTCAVNLFRVFPPNYRSNSARGNENDDDEPTFDPAWPHLQIMYDLLLRFVTSPSLEAKVAKKYINHSFILRLIDLFDSEDPRERECLKAILHRIYGKFMVHRPFIRKSISNVFYQFVFETEKHNGIAELLEIFGSVITGFALPLKEEHKIFLWKALIPMHKPKSLAVYFQQLSYCVIQFIEKDPKLASTVIRGLLDYWPITNSQKEVMFLGELEEILEVITMDEFQKVMVPLFWRIGCCVNSYHFQVSERALFLWNNDQIVNLIAHNRHAILPILFPALDNNTHSHWNQAVQNLTLNVRKMFVEMDDELFRVCQSQYKEEREKLALAATKRKEEWERLENLAQLLPIAGNTAVLVTPLATKMTC
- the LOC116023352 gene encoding uncharacterized protein LOC116023352, encoding MDALQSSGTWELVAFLPGSDQESISQWKEYLFSRFQTNDSGKLKYFLGIEVSQSVNGIVISQRKYALDILEGTDMLNCKPMDNPMDPNVKLLPGQGEVLRYIKRAPGQGLLYEDRGNAQVVGYFDASWANCPFDRRSISSYCVLICAALFQVIVYSFVPFGGNLISWKSKKQDVVARSTAESEYQAWPLPHVNSCG